Proteins encoded together in one Elusimicrobiota bacterium window:
- a CDS encoding 6-phosphofructokinase, with protein sequence MRGIQSAKREYLLFAFLPQLITIGVSAGAEYILVPEIKINYPHLLSDLRKDRSRGKTSVIIVFAEGVGNPYDLADRINKEIGAEVRVSTLGYIQRGGVPTSRSRMLACQFGAYAVSLLLKGKKNRLVVFSKGAVSDIPVSTAIKNKKLFDKELHNLAKQLAT encoded by the coding sequence ATGCGGGGTATTCAATCAGCAAAAAGGGAATACCTGTTATTTGCATTCCTGCCACAATTGATAACGATCGGCGTTTCGGCAGGTGCAGAATATATTTTAGTTCCGGAAATTAAAATTAATTATCCTCATCTGCTTTCTGATTTAAGAAAGGACCGTTCCCGCGGAAAGACTTCAGTAATAATAGTTTTTGCCGAAGGGGTGGGAAATCCTTATGACCTTGCCGATAGAATTAATAAAGAAATCGGCGCTGAAGTTAGGGTAAGCACTTTAGGCTATATTCAACGGGGAGGAGTTCCTACTTCAAGATCAAGAATGCTTGCCTGCCAGTTCGGAGCTTATGCAGTTAGTTTACTCCTTAAGGGTAAAAAAAATCGTCTTGTAGTTTTTAGTAAGGGGGCAGTTAGCGATATTCCTGTTTCAACTGCTATAAAGAACAAAAAATTGTTTGATAAAGAACTGCATAATTTAGCAAAACAGCTTGCGACTTAA